One part of the Pseudoliparis swirei isolate HS2019 ecotype Mariana Trench chromosome 6, NWPU_hadal_v1, whole genome shotgun sequence genome encodes these proteins:
- the endouc gene encoding uridylate-specific endoribonuclease C yields MRINVRGATPARYEERVKTRPERLCSASSRTGRSIMAARFCGLLALLAVCLSGLDASRPAVNQELSNIFNELWTLDVNRLTPDTDYTISVQGRASFVSPGSHVVPDHASQPLFSNVNERKLTNTTTFSLLIKLLDNYERSTGVAERVTTEEQAEMNLFLDAVLETEVMKRAHRYLVSKRQSSADLRSFKSQLFLIWFHLYHRKRNAGLDSCGFEHVFVGETKSGSEIIGFHNWIQFYLQEKNSHLDYKGYKARDHDLPDQDDHVLNLQFSWHGLVKPVGSAFIGTSPEFEMAIFTIVFLMSTERRTTVLVNIDQCRMELVVIRQGRSLGTAYPKLISSNSRHVRQPHSHSH; encoded by the exons ATGCGCATTAATGTACGCGGTGCAACCCCTGCGCGATATGAAGAGCGAGTTAAGACGAGACCAGAGAGGCTCTGCAGTGCGAGCTCAAGGACTGGAAGGAGCATCATGGCTGCAAG GTTCTGTGGACTGCTCGCCCTTCTGGCTGTGTGTCTCAGTGGACTGGACGCATCGAG ACCAGCTGTAAACCAGGAGCTgtccaatattttcaatgagCTGTGGACGTTGGACGTCAATCGCCTGACTCCTGATACCGACTACACCATCTCTGTTCAG GGCAGAGCCAGCTTTGTGAGCCCGGGCAGCCATGTCGTGCCGGATCACGCTTCCCAGCCTCTGTTCTCCAACGTTAACGAGCGCAAGCTCACCAACACAACCACCTTCTCCC TGTTGATTAAACTCCTGGACAACTATGAGCGGTCCACAGGCGTGGCTGAGCGAGTCACGACAGAGGAGCAGGCCGAGATGAATCTCTTCCTGGATGCCGTCTTAGAGACAGAAGTCATGAAG AGGGCTCATCGGTACCTGGTGAGCAAAAGGCAGTCCAGCGCTGACCTGAGGAGCTTCAAGAGTCAGCTGTTTCTGATCTGGTTCCACCTCTATCACAGGAAGAGAAACGCAGG TCTGGACTCTTGTGGATTCGAGCATGTGTTTGTCGGAGAGACAAAATCTGGATCAGAAATCATCGGTTTTCACAACTGGATCCAGTTCTACCTGCAAGAAAAAAACAGCCACTTGGACTACAAAGGATACAAGGCCAGGGACCACGACTTG CCCGATCAAGACGACCACGTTCTGAACCTCCAGTTCAGCTGGCACGGTTTGGTGAAGCCCGTTGGCAGCGCCTTCATCGGGACAAGCCCTGAGTTTGAGATGGCGATCTTCACCATCGTCTTCCTCATGAGCACAGAGAGGCGCACCACGGTGCTGGTCAACATCGACCAGTGTCGGATGGAGCTGGTGGTCATCAGACAGGGACGCTCCCTCGGGACGGCGTACCCGAAACTgatcagcagcaacagcagacaTGTTCGGCAGccgcactcacactcacactga
- the ppfibp1b gene encoding liprin-beta-1b isoform X3: MMADASDMLAAALEQMDGIIAGSKALDYSNGLYDCQSPTSPFMGSLRALHLLEDLRSVLELMDTEERESLRCQIPDSTADSLVEWLHGHLSNGHISLSGADHYQERLSRIESDKESLVLQVSVLTDQVEAQGEKIRDLDFCLDEHRDKLDATEEMLQQELMCRNALETQKLDLISEVSNLKLKLNSIEKDRLDFDDSFRDSEDLILEINELRYRLTELESEKQQYEKKLKSTKEELAILRRQLEGQDGDMRRLQDETGFGITASSSSDLTERDVEVQRMKKAVESLMAANEEKDRKIDELKQSLLRYKKVQEMVMSVQGKKDKSKDSEHMESHGDESIACWSTIPVFGESEKYEQDEQLKRRSPDELEILNGLNEESSPTPSPSDPEGVSESAPTDVESSQDATKTGSRDQLDRSNNQKNASEETSDKPPMSASATLPATTEDESFGSRKARSSFGKGFFKIRGAKKTAGTLNLDRSRSASAPMLAETEQQGTDHLDLAGLPQRSANSDSTNTLSTTQESRKKSKGIKKLFGK; this comes from the exons ATGATGGCTGATGCCAGCGACATGTTGGCAGCCGCCCTGGAGCAGATGGATGGCATTATAGCAG GCTCCAAGGCTCTGGACTACTCCAATGGGCTGTATGACTgtcagtcccccacctccccgTTCATGGGCAGCCTGCGGGCACTTCACCTTTTGGAAGACCTCAGGAGCGTCCTGGAGTTAATGGACACAGAGGAAAGGGAGAGTCTACGATGCCAGATCCCTGACTCCACAGCTGACAGTCTGGTCGAGTGGCTCCACGGTCACTTG TCCAACGGGCACATCTCTCTGAGTGGGGCGGACCACTACCAGGAACGGCTTTCCCGAATAGAAAGTGATAAGGAATCACTGGTTCTTCAG GTGAGCGTGCTGACGGACCAGGTGGAGGCTCAAGGAGAGAAGATTCGAGACCTGGACTTCTGCTTAGATGAGCACAGGGACAAACTCGACGCCACTGAGGAGATGctacaacag GAGCTTATGTGCAGAAATGCACTGGAGACCCAGAAGCTGGACCTGATTTCTGAAGTGTCCAACCTGAAGCTGAAGCTGAATTCCATCGAGAAGGACCGACTTGATTTTGATGATAGCTTTAGGGATAGTGAG GATTTGATTCTTGAAATTAATGAACTGCGGTACAGATTGACAGAGCTGGAGAGTGAAAAACAACAGTATGAAAAGAAACTTAAATCTACAAAG GAGGAGCTAGCCATACTGAGGAGGCAGTTGGAGGGCCAAGACGGAGATATGAGGAGACTACAGGATGAGACGGGCTTCGGAATCACCGCCTCGAGCAGTTCAGATCTGACAGAGAGAG ATGTGGAAGTGCAGAGAATGAAAAAGGCAGTTGAGTCGTTGATGGCAGCCAATGAAGAGAAG GATCGAAAGATTGATGAACTAAAGCAGTCGCTGCTGCGGTATAAGAAGGTCCAAGAGATGGTGATGTCAGTGCAAGGGAAGAAAG ATAAAAGCAAAGACAGCGAGCACATGGAGAGTCATGGTGATGAATCCATTGCATGCTGGTCAACCATCCCTGTGTTTGGGGAATCAGAAAAGTATGAACAAGATGAACAACTGAAAAGAAGGAGCCCAGATGAG TTGGAGATCCTCAATGGACTGAATGAAGAGTCTTCACCCACACCGAGCCCTTCAGATCCAGAAGGAGTATCAGAGTCGGCACCAACAGATGTAGAAAG CAGCCAAGATGCTACAAAGACTGGCAGCCGGGACCAGCTGGATAGGAGCAATAATCAAAAG AATGCTAGTGAAGAGACCAGTGACAAGCCGCCCATGAGTGCCTCAGCCACCTTGCCTGCCACCACAGAAGATGAGAGCTTTGGCTCGAGAAAGGCTCGTTCATCCTTTGGAAAAGGCTTCTTCAAGATCCGTGGGGCCAAGAAGACCGCCGGTACCCTGAACCTCG ACCGCAGCCGGAGTGCAAGTGCGCCTATGTTAG CTGAAACGGAGCAACAGGGCACTGACCATCTGGATCTGGCCGGGCTGCCACAGAGGTCGGCtaacagcgacagcaccaacacGTTGTCTACAACCCAAGAGAGCAGGAAAAAGTCCAAAGGAATAAAGAAACTCTTTGGGAAGTGA
- the ppfibp1b gene encoding liprin-beta-1b isoform X2: MMADASDMLAAALEQMDGIIAGSKALDYSNGLYDCQSPTSPFMGSLRALHLLEDLRSVLELMDTEERESLRCQIPDSTADSLVEWLHGHLSNGHISLSGADHYQERLSRIESDKESLVLQVSVLTDQVEAQGEKIRDLDFCLDEHRDKLDATEEMLQQELMCRNALETQKLDLISEVSNLKLKLNSIEKDRLDFDDSFRDSEDLILEINELRYRLTELESEKQQYEKKLKSTKEELAILRRQLEGQDGDMRRLQDETGFGITASSSSDLTERVSHPDETLRKRLKEKHVEVQRMKKAVESLMAANEEKDRKIDELKQSLLRYKKVQEMVMSVQGKKDKSKDSEHMESHGDESIACWSTIPVFGESEKYEQDEQLKRRSPDELEILNGLNEESSPTPSPSDPEGVSESAPTDVESSQDATKTGSRDQLDRSNNQKNASEETSDKPPMSASATLPATTEDESFGSRKARSSFGKGFFKIRGAKKTAGTLNLAETEQQGTDHLDLAGLPQRSANSDSTNTLSTTQESRKKSKGIKKLFGK, translated from the exons ATGATGGCTGATGCCAGCGACATGTTGGCAGCCGCCCTGGAGCAGATGGATGGCATTATAGCAG GCTCCAAGGCTCTGGACTACTCCAATGGGCTGTATGACTgtcagtcccccacctccccgTTCATGGGCAGCCTGCGGGCACTTCACCTTTTGGAAGACCTCAGGAGCGTCCTGGAGTTAATGGACACAGAGGAAAGGGAGAGTCTACGATGCCAGATCCCTGACTCCACAGCTGACAGTCTGGTCGAGTGGCTCCACGGTCACTTG TCCAACGGGCACATCTCTCTGAGTGGGGCGGACCACTACCAGGAACGGCTTTCCCGAATAGAAAGTGATAAGGAATCACTGGTTCTTCAG GTGAGCGTGCTGACGGACCAGGTGGAGGCTCAAGGAGAGAAGATTCGAGACCTGGACTTCTGCTTAGATGAGCACAGGGACAAACTCGACGCCACTGAGGAGATGctacaacag GAGCTTATGTGCAGAAATGCACTGGAGACCCAGAAGCTGGACCTGATTTCTGAAGTGTCCAACCTGAAGCTGAAGCTGAATTCCATCGAGAAGGACCGACTTGATTTTGATGATAGCTTTAGGGATAGTGAG GATTTGATTCTTGAAATTAATGAACTGCGGTACAGATTGACAGAGCTGGAGAGTGAAAAACAACAGTATGAAAAGAAACTTAAATCTACAAAG GAGGAGCTAGCCATACTGAGGAGGCAGTTGGAGGGCCAAGACGGAGATATGAGGAGACTACAGGATGAGACGGGCTTCGGAATCACCGCCTCGAGCAGTTCAGATCTGACAGAGAGAG TCTCTCATCCAGATGAAACTCTTAGAAAAAGGCTGAAAGAAAAAC ATGTGGAAGTGCAGAGAATGAAAAAGGCAGTTGAGTCGTTGATGGCAGCCAATGAAGAGAAG GATCGAAAGATTGATGAACTAAAGCAGTCGCTGCTGCGGTATAAGAAGGTCCAAGAGATGGTGATGTCAGTGCAAGGGAAGAAAG ATAAAAGCAAAGACAGCGAGCACATGGAGAGTCATGGTGATGAATCCATTGCATGCTGGTCAACCATCCCTGTGTTTGGGGAATCAGAAAAGTATGAACAAGATGAACAACTGAAAAGAAGGAGCCCAGATGAG TTGGAGATCCTCAATGGACTGAATGAAGAGTCTTCACCCACACCGAGCCCTTCAGATCCAGAAGGAGTATCAGAGTCGGCACCAACAGATGTAGAAAG CAGCCAAGATGCTACAAAGACTGGCAGCCGGGACCAGCTGGATAGGAGCAATAATCAAAAG AATGCTAGTGAAGAGACCAGTGACAAGCCGCCCATGAGTGCCTCAGCCACCTTGCCTGCCACCACAGAAGATGAGAGCTTTGGCTCGAGAAAGGCTCGTTCATCCTTTGGAAAAGGCTTCTTCAAGATCCGTGGGGCCAAGAAGACCGCCGGTACCCTGAACCTCG CTGAAACGGAGCAACAGGGCACTGACCATCTGGATCTGGCCGGGCTGCCACAGAGGTCGGCtaacagcgacagcaccaacacGTTGTCTACAACCCAAGAGAGCAGGAAAAAGTCCAAAGGAATAAAGAAACTCTTTGGGAAGTGA
- the ppfibp1b gene encoding liprin-beta-1b isoform X1, translating into MMADASDMLAAALEQMDGIIAGSKALDYSNGLYDCQSPTSPFMGSLRALHLLEDLRSVLELMDTEERESLRCQIPDSTADSLVEWLHGHLSNGHISLSGADHYQERLSRIESDKESLVLQVSVLTDQVEAQGEKIRDLDFCLDEHRDKLDATEEMLQQELMCRNALETQKLDLISEVSNLKLKLNSIEKDRLDFDDSFRDSEDLILEINELRYRLTELESEKQQYEKKLKSTKEELAILRRQLEGQDGDMRRLQDETGFGITASSSSDLTERVSHPDETLRKRLKEKHVEVQRMKKAVESLMAANEEKDRKIDELKQSLLRYKKVQEMVMSVQGKKDKSKDSEHMESHGDESIACWSTIPVFGESEKYEQDEQLKRRSPDELEILNGLNEESSPTPSPSDPEGVSESAPTDVESSQDATKTGSRDQLDRSNNQKNASEETSDKPPMSASATLPATTEDESFGSRKARSSFGKGFFKIRGAKKTAGTLNLDRSRSASAPMLAETEQQGTDHLDLAGLPQRSANSDSTNTLSTTQESRKKSKGIKKLFGK; encoded by the exons ATGATGGCTGATGCCAGCGACATGTTGGCAGCCGCCCTGGAGCAGATGGATGGCATTATAGCAG GCTCCAAGGCTCTGGACTACTCCAATGGGCTGTATGACTgtcagtcccccacctccccgTTCATGGGCAGCCTGCGGGCACTTCACCTTTTGGAAGACCTCAGGAGCGTCCTGGAGTTAATGGACACAGAGGAAAGGGAGAGTCTACGATGCCAGATCCCTGACTCCACAGCTGACAGTCTGGTCGAGTGGCTCCACGGTCACTTG TCCAACGGGCACATCTCTCTGAGTGGGGCGGACCACTACCAGGAACGGCTTTCCCGAATAGAAAGTGATAAGGAATCACTGGTTCTTCAG GTGAGCGTGCTGACGGACCAGGTGGAGGCTCAAGGAGAGAAGATTCGAGACCTGGACTTCTGCTTAGATGAGCACAGGGACAAACTCGACGCCACTGAGGAGATGctacaacag GAGCTTATGTGCAGAAATGCACTGGAGACCCAGAAGCTGGACCTGATTTCTGAAGTGTCCAACCTGAAGCTGAAGCTGAATTCCATCGAGAAGGACCGACTTGATTTTGATGATAGCTTTAGGGATAGTGAG GATTTGATTCTTGAAATTAATGAACTGCGGTACAGATTGACAGAGCTGGAGAGTGAAAAACAACAGTATGAAAAGAAACTTAAATCTACAAAG GAGGAGCTAGCCATACTGAGGAGGCAGTTGGAGGGCCAAGACGGAGATATGAGGAGACTACAGGATGAGACGGGCTTCGGAATCACCGCCTCGAGCAGTTCAGATCTGACAGAGAGAG TCTCTCATCCAGATGAAACTCTTAGAAAAAGGCTGAAAGAAAAAC ATGTGGAAGTGCAGAGAATGAAAAAGGCAGTTGAGTCGTTGATGGCAGCCAATGAAGAGAAG GATCGAAAGATTGATGAACTAAAGCAGTCGCTGCTGCGGTATAAGAAGGTCCAAGAGATGGTGATGTCAGTGCAAGGGAAGAAAG ATAAAAGCAAAGACAGCGAGCACATGGAGAGTCATGGTGATGAATCCATTGCATGCTGGTCAACCATCCCTGTGTTTGGGGAATCAGAAAAGTATGAACAAGATGAACAACTGAAAAGAAGGAGCCCAGATGAG TTGGAGATCCTCAATGGACTGAATGAAGAGTCTTCACCCACACCGAGCCCTTCAGATCCAGAAGGAGTATCAGAGTCGGCACCAACAGATGTAGAAAG CAGCCAAGATGCTACAAAGACTGGCAGCCGGGACCAGCTGGATAGGAGCAATAATCAAAAG AATGCTAGTGAAGAGACCAGTGACAAGCCGCCCATGAGTGCCTCAGCCACCTTGCCTGCCACCACAGAAGATGAGAGCTTTGGCTCGAGAAAGGCTCGTTCATCCTTTGGAAAAGGCTTCTTCAAGATCCGTGGGGCCAAGAAGACCGCCGGTACCCTGAACCTCG ACCGCAGCCGGAGTGCAAGTGCGCCTATGTTAG CTGAAACGGAGCAACAGGGCACTGACCATCTGGATCTGGCCGGGCTGCCACAGAGGTCGGCtaacagcgacagcaccaacacGTTGTCTACAACCCAAGAGAGCAGGAAAAAGTCCAAAGGAATAAAGAAACTCTTTGGGAAGTGA
- the ppfibp1b gene encoding liprin-beta-1b isoform X4: MMADASDMLAAALEQMDGIIAGSKALDYSNGLYDCQSPTSPFMGSLRALHLLEDLRSVLELMDTEERESLRCQIPDSTADSLVEWLHGHLSNGHISLSGADHYQERLSRIESDKESLVLQVSVLTDQVEAQGEKIRDLDFCLDEHRDKLDATEEMLQQELMCRNALETQKLDLISEVSNLKLKLNSIEKDRLDFDDSFRDSEDLILEINELRYRLTELESEKQQYEKKLKSTKEELAILRRQLEGQDGDMRRLQDETGFGITASSSSDLTERDVEVQRMKKAVESLMAANEEKDRKIDELKQSLLRYKKVQEMVMSVQGKKDKSKDSEHMESHGDESIACWSTIPVFGESEKYEQDEQLKRRSPDELEILNGLNEESSPTPSPSDPEGVSESAPTDVESSQDATKTGSRDQLDRSNNQKNASEETSDKPPMSASATLPATTEDESFGSRKARSSFGKGFFKIRGAKKTAGTLNLAETEQQGTDHLDLAGLPQRSANSDSTNTLSTTQESRKKSKGIKKLFGK; encoded by the exons ATGATGGCTGATGCCAGCGACATGTTGGCAGCCGCCCTGGAGCAGATGGATGGCATTATAGCAG GCTCCAAGGCTCTGGACTACTCCAATGGGCTGTATGACTgtcagtcccccacctccccgTTCATGGGCAGCCTGCGGGCACTTCACCTTTTGGAAGACCTCAGGAGCGTCCTGGAGTTAATGGACACAGAGGAAAGGGAGAGTCTACGATGCCAGATCCCTGACTCCACAGCTGACAGTCTGGTCGAGTGGCTCCACGGTCACTTG TCCAACGGGCACATCTCTCTGAGTGGGGCGGACCACTACCAGGAACGGCTTTCCCGAATAGAAAGTGATAAGGAATCACTGGTTCTTCAG GTGAGCGTGCTGACGGACCAGGTGGAGGCTCAAGGAGAGAAGATTCGAGACCTGGACTTCTGCTTAGATGAGCACAGGGACAAACTCGACGCCACTGAGGAGATGctacaacag GAGCTTATGTGCAGAAATGCACTGGAGACCCAGAAGCTGGACCTGATTTCTGAAGTGTCCAACCTGAAGCTGAAGCTGAATTCCATCGAGAAGGACCGACTTGATTTTGATGATAGCTTTAGGGATAGTGAG GATTTGATTCTTGAAATTAATGAACTGCGGTACAGATTGACAGAGCTGGAGAGTGAAAAACAACAGTATGAAAAGAAACTTAAATCTACAAAG GAGGAGCTAGCCATACTGAGGAGGCAGTTGGAGGGCCAAGACGGAGATATGAGGAGACTACAGGATGAGACGGGCTTCGGAATCACCGCCTCGAGCAGTTCAGATCTGACAGAGAGAG ATGTGGAAGTGCAGAGAATGAAAAAGGCAGTTGAGTCGTTGATGGCAGCCAATGAAGAGAAG GATCGAAAGATTGATGAACTAAAGCAGTCGCTGCTGCGGTATAAGAAGGTCCAAGAGATGGTGATGTCAGTGCAAGGGAAGAAAG ATAAAAGCAAAGACAGCGAGCACATGGAGAGTCATGGTGATGAATCCATTGCATGCTGGTCAACCATCCCTGTGTTTGGGGAATCAGAAAAGTATGAACAAGATGAACAACTGAAAAGAAGGAGCCCAGATGAG TTGGAGATCCTCAATGGACTGAATGAAGAGTCTTCACCCACACCGAGCCCTTCAGATCCAGAAGGAGTATCAGAGTCGGCACCAACAGATGTAGAAAG CAGCCAAGATGCTACAAAGACTGGCAGCCGGGACCAGCTGGATAGGAGCAATAATCAAAAG AATGCTAGTGAAGAGACCAGTGACAAGCCGCCCATGAGTGCCTCAGCCACCTTGCCTGCCACCACAGAAGATGAGAGCTTTGGCTCGAGAAAGGCTCGTTCATCCTTTGGAAAAGGCTTCTTCAAGATCCGTGGGGCCAAGAAGACCGCCGGTACCCTGAACCTCG CTGAAACGGAGCAACAGGGCACTGACCATCTGGATCTGGCCGGGCTGCCACAGAGGTCGGCtaacagcgacagcaccaacacGTTGTCTACAACCCAAGAGAGCAGGAAAAAGTCCAAAGGAATAAAGAAACTCTTTGGGAAGTGA